A region from the Lolium perenne isolate Kyuss_39 chromosome 4, Kyuss_2.0, whole genome shotgun sequence genome encodes:
- the LOC127347480 gene encoding uncharacterized protein, which yields MTVSTNGIIGANQSFDTYWLRVKQAYEERKLVDPYFKKTNMNVFRGDKAMATHWGLMQTACSKWHGIQEECEKRPISGHDLEQKLRRALDMYTDDTGLQFKFLNVYARLENCEKWKEVRTTLSKSKTEQYNPDAPAASAAEGRPELGQKKLKELKKTGNPADRMQASIDKCWADLRTHADGRNDKFDGRWREMLANQGVRIASSKTTAAAKKRNTDLARNSKLRETNCNGAKLLAASFLYVEFELTLWLPHGPDN from the exons atgaccgtgtccacgaacggcataatcggggccaatcagtcgttcgacacatattggcttcgagtgaagcaggcgtacgaggagcgcaaactcgtcgatccctacttcaagaagacgaacatgaacgtgttccggggagacaaggcaatggccacccattgggggctcatgcagacggcgtgcagcaaatggcacggcatacaggaggagtgcgagaaacggccgatcagcggccacgacttggagcaaaag ctgcgccgagctttggacatgtacacggacgacaccggcctgcagtttaagttcctcaacgtctacgcccgcctcgagaactgcgagaagtggaaggaagtccgcacgaccctctcgaagagcaagaccgagcagtacaaccccgacgctccggcggcaagcgcggcggaagggcgccctgaactcggccagaagaagctcaaagagctcaaaaagacgggcaatcccgccgacaggatgcaggcgtcgatcgacaagtgctgggccgacttgaggacgcacgccgacgggaggaacgacaagttcgacggcaggtggcgggagatgctcgccaaccaaggcgtccggatcgcctcgtcgaagacgacggcggcggcgaagaagaggaacacagacttggc TCGAAACTCCAAACTACGGGAGACTAACTGCAATGGTGCGAAGCTGCTCGCGGCCAGCTTCTTGTACGTAGAATTCGAATTAACATTGTGGTTGCCTCATGGCCCCGACAACTGA